The Pseudomonas extremaustralis genome contains a region encoding:
- the tatB gene encoding Sec-independent protein translocase protein TatB has protein sequence MFGISFSELLLVGLVALLVLGPERLPGAARTAGLWIGRLKRSFNAIKQEVEREIGADEIRRQLHNEHILSLEQEARKILSPVQEPAKPVEPVAEHSIAPALDAPPAEPIHTAPTEPAPAPVTPPAPHDPTLPPRAP, from the coding sequence ATGTTTGGTATCAGCTTCTCTGAACTGCTGCTCGTCGGCCTTGTGGCCCTGCTGGTATTGGGGCCGGAACGCCTGCCCGGTGCTGCGCGTACGGCCGGCTTGTGGATCGGGCGCCTGAAACGCAGTTTCAACGCCATCAAACAGGAAGTTGAACGGGAAATCGGCGCCGACGAAATCCGCCGCCAATTGCACAACGAACACATCCTGTCGTTGGAGCAAGAGGCGCGCAAGATTCTGTCGCCGGTGCAGGAACCCGCCAAACCGGTGGAGCCTGTGGCCGAGCACAGCATCGCGCCGGCGCTGGACGCCCCGCCTGCCGAGCCGATTCACACCGCGCCAACCGAGCCCGCGCCGGCACCCGTCACGCCGCCCGCCCCCCATGACCCTACATTGCCGCCGCGAGCCCCATGA
- a CDS encoding transporter substrate-binding domain-containing protein, producing MIKRYGSAVLIGVVALIHSALAQAGAIDDAVRRGVLKVGTTPTYVPFEMTDRQGRIVGFEIDLLGVMSQALGVELELVTVPYTELLPGLLANKFDLIGSGMTVTQERNLKLNFSDSFIVVGQTVLLHPSLAGKVSSIEDLDDASYRIATTEGTTGEAAAQRFLGAARLSRFATPEEGVHQVVIGAADAFIHDAPYNLIASSRAENRALLVLEQPFTFEPLAFGVKKGDFDSLNWINHFLNQVAQDGTYDRLHDKWFKDTAWLEDID from the coding sequence ATGATCAAAAGGTATGGTTCGGCGGTGCTGATCGGCGTTGTCGCATTGATTCACAGTGCCCTGGCGCAGGCGGGCGCCATCGACGATGCCGTGCGGCGGGGGGTGCTGAAAGTCGGCACCACGCCCACCTATGTGCCATTCGAAATGACCGATAGACAGGGGCGCATCGTCGGCTTTGAAATCGACCTGCTCGGCGTGATGAGCCAGGCCCTGGGGGTTGAGCTTGAATTGGTCACGGTGCCCTATACCGAACTGTTGCCGGGGCTGCTGGCGAACAAGTTCGACCTGATCGGCAGCGGCATGACCGTCACCCAGGAGCGCAACCTGAAGCTGAATTTCAGCGACTCCTTCATCGTGGTCGGCCAGACCGTGCTGCTGCACCCCAGCCTGGCCGGCAAGGTCTCGAGCATTGAAGACCTGGACGATGCCAGCTATCGGATCGCCACCACCGAAGGCACCACGGGCGAGGCGGCGGCCCAGCGGTTTCTGGGCGCGGCCCGGCTGAGCCGTTTTGCCACGCCGGAGGAAGGGGTGCACCAAGTGGTGATCGGCGCGGCCGATGCCTTTATTCACGACGCGCCCTACAACCTGATCGCCAGCAGTCGCGCGGAAAACCGCGCGTTGCTGGTGCTGGAGCAGCCCTTCACCTTCGAGCCGTTGGCGTTCGGCGTGAAAAAAGGCGATTTCGACAGCCTCAACTGGATCAACCATTTCCTCAACCAGGTCGCCCAGGACGGAACCTACGATCGCCTCCACGACAAATGGTTTAAAGACACGGCCTGGTTGGAGGACATCGACTGA
- a CDS encoding twin-arginine translocase TatA/TatE family subunit has translation MGIFDWKHWIVILVVVVLVFGTKKLKNLGTDVGESIKGFRKAMNDEEKPAEPVATPVPPAQPVHPQATQPITERRTFDVQAEKVEEPTRKDS, from the coding sequence ATGGGCATTTTTGACTGGAAACACTGGATCGTCATTCTGGTGGTGGTCGTTCTGGTGTTCGGCACCAAGAAACTGAAAAACCTCGGCACCGACGTCGGCGAGTCGATCAAAGGCTTTCGCAAGGCCATGAACGACGAGGAAAAGCCGGCCGAGCCTGTCGCCACCCCAGTACCGCCGGCCCAGCCTGTACACCCGCAGGCCACCCAGCCAATCACCGAGCGTCGTACCTTCGACGTGCAGGCTGAAAAAGTCGAAGAGCCGACCCGCAAAGACTCGTGA
- a CDS encoding methyl-accepting chemotaxis protein — protein sequence MAATVLEVARNAEEASEAAVAADQQAREGDKVVGQAIAQIERLATEVGNSTEAMGHLKRESDKIGSVLDVIKSVAQQTNLLALNAAIEAARAGEAGRGFAVVADEVRSLALRTQKSTEEIEELIVGLQSGTQQVATIMDNSRGLTDSSVELTRSAGSALANITRTVSTIQAMNAQIATAAEQQSAVAEEVNRSVLNVRDISEQTAAASEETASSSTELARLGIHLQTLVGRFQV from the coding sequence ATGGCGGCGACGGTGCTGGAAGTGGCGCGCAACGCCGAGGAAGCCTCTGAAGCAGCCGTGGCCGCTGACCAACAGGCGCGTGAGGGCGACAAGGTGGTGGGACAAGCCATCGCCCAGATCGAACGCCTGGCCACCGAAGTGGGGAACTCCACCGAAGCCATGGGCCATCTCAAGCGTGAAAGCGACAAGATCGGCAGCGTGCTCGACGTGATCAAGTCCGTGGCCCAACAAACCAACTTGCTGGCCCTCAACGCCGCCATCGAGGCCGCACGCGCCGGTGAAGCCGGGCGGGGTTTCGCGGTGGTGGCCGATGAAGTGCGCAGCCTGGCCCTGCGCACCCAGAAGTCCACCGAAGAGATCGAAGAGTTGATCGTCGGCCTGCAAAGCGGTACCCAACAGGTGGCGACCATCATGGACAACAGCCGCGGCCTCACCGACAGCAGCGTCGAACTGACCCGCAGCGCCGGCAGCGCCCTGGCGAACATCACGCGCACCGTCTCGACCATCCAGGCGATGAACGCCCAGATCGCCACCGCCGCCGAGCAACAAAGCGCCGTGGCCGAAGAGGTCAACCGCAGCGTGCTGAACGTGCGCGATATCTCGGAACAGACCGCAGCGGCCAGTGAAGAGACCGCCAGTTCGAGTACCGAACTGGCGCGCCTGGGCATCCATCTGCAAACCCTGGTCGGCCGCTTCCAGGTCTGA
- a CDS encoding transporter substrate-binding domain-containing protein has translation MKKYLSMLLLGIAALVAANAAQAGAIDDAVQRGTLKVGMDPTYMPFEMTDKRGEIIGFEVDILKAMAKSMGVKLELVSTGYDGIIPAFLTGKFDMIGSGMTLTQERNLRLNFSEPFIVVGQTLLIRKDLEGTIKSYKDLNDEKYRLTSKLGTTGEMVAKKLIAKAKYHGYDNEQEGVLDVVNGKADAFVYDAPYNLVAEKKVGNGKLVFLDEPFTFEPLAFGLKKGDYDSINFINNFLHQIKNDGTYDRIHDKWFKSSEWLKDME, from the coding sequence ATGAAAAAGTATCTTTCGATGCTGCTGCTCGGCATCGCCGCGCTGGTGGCTGCCAATGCGGCGCAGGCCGGCGCCATCGATGATGCGGTCCAGCGCGGCACGCTGAAAGTCGGCATGGACCCGACCTACATGCCGTTCGAAATGACAGACAAACGCGGTGAAATCATCGGTTTCGAAGTCGATATCCTCAAAGCCATGGCCAAATCCATGGGCGTCAAGCTGGAACTGGTGTCCACCGGTTACGACGGCATCATCCCGGCCTTCCTGACCGGCAAGTTCGACATGATCGGCAGCGGCATGACCCTGACCCAGGAACGCAACCTGCGCCTGAACTTCAGCGAACCCTTCATCGTGGTTGGCCAGACCCTGCTGATTCGCAAGGACCTGGAAGGCACCATCAAGTCCTACAAAGACCTGAACGACGAGAAATACCGCCTGACCTCCAAGCTCGGCACCACCGGCGAAATGGTCGCCAAGAAACTGATCGCCAAGGCCAAGTACCACGGTTACGACAACGAGCAGGAAGGTGTGCTGGACGTGGTCAACGGCAAGGCCGACGCCTTTGTGTATGACGCGCCGTACAACCTGGTCGCCGAGAAAAAAGTCGGTAACGGCAAACTGGTATTCCTCGACGAGCCTTTTACCTTCGAACCGCTGGCGTTCGGTCTGAAGAAGGGTGATTACGACAGCATCAACTTCATCAACAACTTCCTGCACCAGATCAAGAACGACGGCACCTACGATCGTATCCATGACAAGTGGTTCAAGAGCTCCGAGTGGCTCAAGGACATGGAATAA
- a CDS encoding amino acid ABC transporter ATP-binding protein: MIEVRDLVKVFDTRGQVVRAVDHVTTQVAKGEVLVVIGPSGSGKSTFLRCLNGLEEFDSGSVSIDGLQLADPKTDVNAYRREVGMVFQHFNLFPHMTVLENLCLAQKVVRKRGKKEREAKAMALLEKVGIAQKANEFPSRLSGGQQQRVAIARALAMDPKVMLFDEPTSALDPEMVGEVLDVMKTLALEGMTMVCVTHEMGFAREVAHRVLFFDHGKLLEDAAPAEFFDAPKDPRAQAFLRQVL, encoded by the coding sequence GTGATTGAAGTCCGCGATCTGGTAAAAGTCTTCGACACCCGCGGCCAGGTGGTGCGTGCGGTGGATCACGTCACCACCCAGGTGGCCAAGGGCGAAGTGCTGGTGGTCATCGGCCCGTCCGGTTCGGGCAAGTCGACCTTCCTGCGTTGCCTCAATGGTCTGGAAGAATTCGATTCGGGCTCGGTCAGCATCGACGGCCTGCAACTGGCCGACCCGAAAACCGATGTGAATGCCTATCGTCGTGAAGTCGGCATGGTGTTCCAGCACTTCAACCTGTTCCCCCACATGACCGTGCTGGAAAACCTGTGCCTGGCGCAAAAAGTCGTGCGCAAGCGCGGCAAGAAAGAGCGCGAAGCCAAGGCCATGGCGTTGCTTGAAAAAGTCGGCATTGCGCAGAAAGCCAACGAGTTCCCCTCACGGCTCTCCGGCGGCCAGCAGCAGCGCGTGGCGATTGCCCGGGCGTTGGCGATGGACCCCAAGGTGATGCTGTTCGATGAGCCCACTTCGGCACTCGACCCGGAAATGGTCGGCGAAGTGCTGGACGTCATGAAGACCCTGGCCCTGGAAGGCATGACCATGGTCTGCGTGACCCACGAAATGGGCTTTGCCCGCGAAGTGGCGCATCGCGTGCTGTTCTTCGATCACGGCAAGTTGCTTGAAGATGCGGCCCCGGCCGAGTTCTTCGATGCGCCGAAAGACCCACGGGCCCAGGCGTTCCTGCGTCAAGTGCTCTGA
- the tatC gene encoding twin-arginine translocase subunit TatC gives MSADKPENDQHMPLVSHLTELRTRLLRCVAAIFVIFAGLFAFTQQIYTFVSTPLRQYLPVGATMIATDVSSPFLTPLKLTMMVSLFLAIPVILHQIWGFIAPGLYKHEKRIAVPLLVSSILLFYTGMAFAYFLVFPLIFKFFAAATPAGVEMMTDITSYLDFVMTLFFAFGVAFEIPVAVVLLVWIGVVNVKYLKKIRPYVIIGCFVVGMILTPPDIFSQTLLAVPMWMLFEIGILFSSLITKRGEHPDDQAADDNDQPPATQP, from the coding sequence ATGAGCGCTGATAAACCGGAAAACGACCAGCATATGCCGCTGGTCTCGCACCTCACCGAGCTGCGTACCCGCCTGCTGCGTTGTGTAGCGGCAATCTTCGTGATCTTCGCCGGGTTGTTCGCCTTTACCCAGCAGATCTACACCTTCGTTTCCACGCCGCTGCGCCAGTACCTGCCGGTCGGCGCGACGATGATCGCCACCGATGTGTCATCGCCGTTCCTCACGCCGCTGAAACTGACGATGATGGTTTCGCTGTTCCTGGCGATCCCGGTGATCCTGCATCAGATCTGGGGCTTTATCGCGCCGGGCCTGTACAAGCATGAGAAGCGCATCGCGGTGCCGCTTTTGGTGTCGAGCATCCTGCTGTTCTATACCGGCATGGCATTCGCCTACTTCCTGGTGTTCCCGCTGATCTTCAAGTTCTTCGCCGCCGCCACCCCGGCCGGCGTGGAGATGATGACCGACATCACCAGCTACCTCGACTTCGTGATGACGCTGTTCTTCGCCTTCGGCGTGGCCTTCGAAATCCCGGTGGCCGTGGTGCTGCTGGTGTGGATCGGCGTGGTCAACGTCAAATACCTGAAGAAGATCCGCCCCTACGTGATCATCGGCTGCTTCGTGGTCGGCATGATCCTCACGCCGCCAGACATCTTCTCCCAGACCCTGCTGGCCGTGCCGATGTGGATGCTGTTCGAGATCGGCATCCTGTTCAGCAGCCTGATCACCAAGCGGGGCGAACACCCCGACGACCAAGCCGCCGACGACAACGACCAGCCGCCAGCGACCCAGCCGTGA
- a CDS encoding amino acid ABC transporter permease: protein MKQKKAQWPWHLLTVVVLVGLAGALYYATSLMSYEWRWNRVPQYFAYQAEEAQRAADISTVVELVRKGDVAEVTLRNDAGSVQTLTVADNSLKVARGDDVAEGDVIGVNRHWALGPLMWGLWTTLWLSVVSGILGLAIGLATGLCRLSKNPTLRDLSTIYVELVRGTPLLVQIFIFYFFIGTVLNLSREFAGIAALSLFTGAYVAEIVRAGVQSITRGQNEAARSLGLSASQAMRHVVLPQAFKRVLPPLAGQFISLVKDTSLVSVIAITELLKSGREVITTSFSPFEILFCVAGLYLLINLPLSKMASRLERRLAQSD from the coding sequence ATGAAACAGAAAAAAGCCCAATGGCCCTGGCACCTGCTGACGGTGGTCGTGCTGGTCGGCCTGGCGGGCGCTTTGTACTACGCCACCTCGCTGATGTCCTACGAATGGCGCTGGAACCGCGTGCCGCAGTACTTCGCCTATCAGGCCGAAGAGGCACAGCGGGCCGCGGATATTTCCACCGTCGTTGAGCTGGTACGCAAGGGCGATGTGGCCGAAGTCACCCTGCGCAACGACGCCGGCAGCGTGCAGACCCTCACCGTGGCCGACAACAGCCTGAAAGTGGCGCGCGGCGACGACGTGGCCGAGGGCGATGTGATCGGCGTGAACCGGCATTGGGCGTTGGGCCCATTGATGTGGGGCTTGTGGACCACGTTATGGCTGTCGGTGGTGTCCGGCATCCTGGGCCTGGCGATCGGTCTGGCCACCGGTTTGTGCCGGCTGTCGAAGAACCCGACATTGCGTGATCTGTCGACGATCTACGTCGAACTGGTGCGCGGTACGCCGCTATTGGTGCAGATCTTCATTTTCTATTTCTTTATCGGCACGGTACTCAACCTGTCCCGCGAGTTTGCCGGGATCGCCGCGCTGTCGCTGTTCACCGGCGCCTATGTGGCGGAAATCGTCCGCGCCGGCGTGCAGTCCATCACCCGTGGCCAGAACGAAGCCGCCCGTTCCCTGGGGCTGAGTGCCAGCCAGGCGATGCGCCATGTGGTGCTGCCGCAGGCGTTCAAGCGCGTGTTGCCGCCTCTGGCCGGGCAATTTATCAGTCTGGTGAAAGACACCTCGCTGGTGTCGGTGATCGCCATTACCGAACTGCTCAAGAGCGGCCGCGAAGTCATCACCACCTCGTTTTCGCCATTTGAAATCCTGTTCTGCGTCGCAGGCCTGTACCTGTTGATCAACCTGCCGCTGTCGAAAATGGCCAGCCGGCTTGAGCGGAGGCTCGCGCAAAGTGATTGA
- the hisI gene encoding phosphoribosyl-AMP cyclohydrolase — MKDWLDEIKWDSDGLVPAIAQDYKTGRVLMMAWMNREALSLTAAEQRAIYWSRSRGKLWRKGEESGHVQTLHEMRLDCDADVVILMVEQIGGIACHTGRHSCFYRVFENGEWKVVEPVLKDPHAIYSAGH; from the coding sequence ATGAAAGACTGGCTGGACGAGATCAAGTGGGACAGTGACGGCCTGGTGCCGGCCATTGCCCAGGACTACAAGACCGGGCGCGTGCTGATGATGGCCTGGATGAACCGCGAGGCCCTGAGCCTGACTGCCGCTGAGCAGCGCGCCATTTACTGGTCGCGCTCGCGTGGCAAACTGTGGCGCAAGGGCGAAGAGTCCGGGCACGTGCAGACCCTGCACGAGATGCGCCTGGACTGCGACGCCGACGTGGTGATCCTCATGGTCGAGCAGATCGGTGGCATCGCCTGCCATACCGGGCGTCACAGCTGCTTCTATCGCGTGTTCGAGAACGGCGAATGGAAAGTCGTCGAACCCGTGCTCAAAGACCCACACGCCATTTACTCGGCAGGACACTAG
- a CDS encoding phosphoribosyl-ATP diphosphatase, giving the protein MSDTLNRVAQVLEDRKGADAESSYVASLYHKGLNKILEKLGEESIETIIAAKDAEVSGNCSDVIYETADLWFHSLVMLAQLGQHPQAVLDELDRRFGLSGHVEKASRPSA; this is encoded by the coding sequence ATGAGCGATACCCTCAACCGTGTGGCCCAGGTGCTGGAAGACCGCAAAGGCGCGGACGCCGAAAGCTCCTACGTCGCCAGCCTGTACCACAAGGGCCTGAACAAGATCCTGGAAAAACTCGGCGAAGAGTCCATCGAGACCATCATCGCCGCCAAGGATGCCGAAGTCAGCGGCAACTGCAGCGATGTGATCTACGAAACCGCCGACCTATGGTTCCACAGCCTGGTCATGCTTGCCCAACTGGGGCAGCATCCGCAGGCCGTGCTGGATGAACTGGACCGTCGCTTCGGCTTGTCCGGGCACGTCGAAAAGGCCTCGCGCCCGTCCGCCTGA
- a CDS encoding 16S rRNA (uracil(1498)-N(3))-methyltransferase, producing MNLLLLEEADFIAADRVVLRDRRLVHMQDVHRAAVGDNLRVGRVGGLMGNAQLLRLESSEAELQVSFDLQPPAKLPLTLLLALPRPKMLRRVLQTVAAMGVPKVVLVNSYRVEKSFWQTPFLEPEAIREQLILGLEQARDTVLPEIVIEKRFKPFVEDRLPAMTASTLGLIGHPGDYPACPRGLDEPVTLAIGPEGGWIPYEVDLLTKAGLQPVQLGARILRVETAVTALLSRLF from the coding sequence GTGAACCTGCTGTTGCTGGAAGAGGCCGACTTTATCGCGGCCGACCGGGTGGTGCTGCGGGATCGACGCCTGGTGCATATGCAGGACGTCCACCGTGCAGCGGTGGGCGACAACCTGCGGGTCGGTCGCGTCGGCGGGTTGATGGGCAACGCACAACTGCTGCGCCTTGAATCGAGCGAAGCCGAGCTTCAGGTCAGCTTCGACCTGCAGCCCCCGGCCAAACTGCCCCTGACCCTGCTGCTGGCCCTGCCGCGTCCGAAGATGTTGCGCCGGGTCTTGCAGACCGTGGCCGCCATGGGTGTGCCGAAGGTGGTGCTGGTCAACAGCTACCGGGTCGAGAAAAGCTTCTGGCAAACCCCGTTCCTGGAACCCGAAGCGATTCGCGAGCAACTGATCCTTGGCCTGGAACAGGCGCGGGACACGGTACTGCCCGAGATCGTGATCGAAAAGCGCTTCAAGCCGTTCGTCGAAGACCGCCTGCCGGCGATGACCGCGAGCACCCTTGGCCTGATCGGCCATCCTGGCGATTACCCGGCGTGCCCACGCGGGCTGGATGAGCCGGTGACCCTGGCCATCGGCCCGGAAGGCGGCTGGATTCCCTACGAAGTCGACCTGCTGACCAAGGCCGGGTTGCAACCGGTGCAGCTCGGCGCGCGGATCCTGCGGGTGGAAACTGCGGTCACCGCCCTGCTCTCCCGCCTCTTTTAA
- a CDS encoding methyl-accepting chemotaxis protein — protein sequence MLRRITQLLGDASVTLKLALGFSLVLALSLVIAATGWQALAASLYRSQTLTVLAQLAVAGEELRADRIVYRTLDDADSFSRLSTSMEKIDSSLAELSSRLTAPKALQYLQEMARISATFKTTLKGVPALVEQRESAREQLKQNSVRTGDALAQLASDLPDQEDEKALDAVENLRQAIEQAEDSAQSPAWAASSLDAYSQAVTDAERNLELAQAAVVKLPVDSGALKTAVLGIRTHLTRLKDTQLSTENAQNQLEQQLDQLLGQSDLLSQDQTQRRDREAEQARTQTLGITAIALLLGILAAWVIAGQIVKPLRKALSVANRIAEGDLSHDIQTRRKDELGQLQRSMTQMTLNLRELIGSISDNARQIASAAEELSAVTVQTRAGVNHQRDETEQVATAMNQMLATAQEVARHAEQASIAAGEANQQTELGDQVVMDAVAQIEHLAHEMARSSQAMIALQRESQKIGSVLDVIKSVSQQTNLLALNAAIEAARAGEAGQGFAVVADEVRSLAQRTQQSAEEIEGLIGGLHTGTQEVADIMDYSRTLTDNSVGLARNAGDALTEIARTVAVIQEMNPQIAAAAEEQSAVAEEINRSVLKVRDASEQTAAASEQTATASIELARLGTDLQRCVGRFKV from the coding sequence ATGCTTCGCCGAATCACTCAACTGTTGGGTGACGCCAGTGTCACCCTCAAACTGGCCCTGGGCTTTTCCCTGGTACTGGCGCTGAGCCTCGTGATTGCCGCAACCGGCTGGCAGGCCCTGGCGGCGTCGCTTTACCGCTCGCAAACCCTGACGGTGCTCGCGCAGCTGGCCGTGGCCGGCGAAGAGTTGCGCGCCGACAGAATCGTTTACCGCACCCTGGACGACGCCGACAGCTTCAGCCGATTGAGCACGAGCATGGAGAAAATCGACAGCAGCCTGGCGGAGCTTTCCAGCCGACTCACAGCGCCGAAAGCTCTGCAATATCTGCAGGAGATGGCCCGCATCAGCGCGACGTTCAAAACCACCCTCAAGGGCGTGCCAGCGCTGGTTGAACAACGCGAAAGCGCCCGTGAACAGTTGAAACAGAACTCCGTGCGCACCGGCGACGCCCTGGCCCAGTTGGCCAGCGACCTGCCCGACCAAGAAGATGAAAAAGCCCTCGATGCCGTGGAAAATCTGCGCCAGGCCATCGAACAGGCCGAGGACAGCGCCCAGAGTCCGGCCTGGGCCGCCAGTTCACTGGATGCCTACTCCCAGGCGGTCACCGATGCGGAACGTAACCTTGAGCTGGCCCAGGCGGCGGTGGTGAAGCTGCCCGTCGACAGCGGCGCATTGAAAACCGCGGTACTCGGCATCCGCACTCACCTGACACGACTCAAGGACACCCAGCTCAGCACCGAAAACGCGCAAAACCAGTTGGAGCAACAATTGGATCAATTGCTCGGGCAAAGCGACCTCTTGAGCCAGGACCAGACCCAACGACGGGATCGCGAAGCCGAGCAAGCCCGCACCCAAACCCTGGGCATTACCGCAATCGCCTTGCTCCTCGGCATCCTCGCCGCCTGGGTGATTGCCGGGCAAATCGTGAAGCCGCTGCGCAAGGCGTTGAGCGTGGCCAATCGCATTGCCGAGGGCGACCTGAGCCACGATATACAGACACGGCGCAAAGACGAGCTGGGCCAATTGCAACGCAGCATGACCCAAATGACCCTGAACCTGCGCGAGCTGATCGGCAGCATCAGCGACAACGCGCGGCAGATCGCCAGCGCCGCCGAGGAGCTTTCTGCCGTCACCGTACAAACCCGCGCCGGGGTCAATCATCAGCGCGACGAAACCGAACAGGTGGCGACCGCCATGAACCAGATGCTGGCCACCGCCCAGGAAGTGGCGCGCCACGCCGAACAGGCATCGATTGCCGCCGGCGAGGCCAATCAACAGACCGAACTGGGGGATCAGGTGGTGATGGATGCCGTGGCGCAGATCGAACACCTGGCCCACGAGATGGCCCGCTCAAGCCAGGCCATGATTGCGCTGCAACGGGAAAGCCAGAAGATCGGCAGCGTGCTGGATGTGATCAAGTCCGTGTCGCAACAGACCAACCTGCTGGCGCTCAATGCTGCCATCGAAGCCGCGCGGGCCGGCGAGGCGGGCCAAGGGTTTGCCGTGGTCGCCGATGAAGTGCGCAGCCTGGCGCAACGGACCCAGCAGTCGGCCGAGGAAATCGAAGGGCTGATCGGCGGCTTGCACACTGGCACCCAGGAAGTGGCCGACATCATGGACTACAGCCGCACCCTGACCGACAACAGCGTCGGCCTGGCACGCAACGCCGGGGATGCCCTGACGGAAATCGCGCGCACTGTGGCGGTGATCCAGGAGATGAACCCGCAGATCGCCGCTGCGGCCGAAGAGCAAAGCGCGGTCGCCGAAGAGATCAATCGCAGCGTATTGAAAGTGCGCGACGCCTCGGAGCAAACCGCCGCCGCTAGTGAGCAGACAGCGACGGCGAGCATCGAGTTGGCGCGATTGGGAACGGATTTGCAGCGGTGCGTGGGGAGGTTCAAGGTGTGA